ATCGATGGCCTGGGCGGCGCACGTGATGGTACCCCTGTAccagaagagagaggagggttTGATTTGGGGGATGAGAAAGATTCAGGGACCCCGACCCGTTGAGGTGAATTAGCAAGGAATTTCGAGACCTTCGGTCGCATCGGTGATTGGGATGGTCTGCTGACGAGCTTTGGAATAGCTTTAAAAGCTTGAGTTTTGCCTTTATTGCTCTGGGACTTTGGAGGGAGAAACATAACATTATCTGTCCTCTCTTGGAGGACCGTGCGCGGCTTGCCGGGCCATGGGCTAGCATTGTTTTGCTGCAGAGGTTGAGAATAGCCGGTGAGGCGTTGGGGTGTGGTAGGAAGGGGTTCTTGGACAGTTCGAACCATCCTGAAGTTCTAAAATGAGGTACTTTTGGGTTTATTAGCTGCCACCTAATGGGTAAGGCCATTGGCGGACTTACTCCACAAGGACTGATCAAGAATAAGAGGGGAGTGAAGGGAAGGTTGTTGAGGGATTCGAATGGTCAGATTGGCGGGTTGCTGCCAGCAAAATATGTACACGGCCCTGTGCTAACAGACGTCTTTCCTCTCAAGATGGCAGATGGTCGAATTgaaagaatgaaagaaagatgagaatATATAAACGTAGACAGACGAAATAAGTTGCGCTGCTGTCTTTCGTTGCTGTTTGCATTGTTTGGCTCAATTCACAAAGGCACACACCAAGGGGATTTACGTAACAAAGCCAAAGTTTTACGTAAATGCCTATAGTAGCAAAGAAAAGAACGtgtggctgctgctgctgtctGACGGACGGATGGCAGAATCACGAGGGCAGCCAGAACACTGAGGCGTTGATGCATAGTATGCATAATAGAAAGACGTTAAAAATTACAATGTACTTGAATGCTGCAATGCATACATGCGAAGACGCTACACTACGGTACACCAAGGAGGACAATCAAGGCAAATGGTTAATCCAGGGTACGTATGAAGCTGGTGACTGATCTAAATTTGAAGGTAAGGAAAACAATGACAAAGAATTAGACTGCTCAACGTCATCTCATGTCCTTTTATGGGAAGACCCGGGCCTTAAGTCCCCCGTAGGCACAAGGAAGAAACTAGTATGACCCGATAATAAAGACGCCAGCGCTACATAGAATCCGCAGAATGCAGCGGCCTGTGTTGGTAGTATCGAGGTAAGCCTCTGAAATTGATAGTGAGAATAAATGATTACTTACGATACCAAAGCCGCCTCCGGCTTTCAAGATCTTTTCATTCTGTGACAGATAACCTGCGGCGCTTCACGGGTTGTTTTAGTCCTTGTCGACTAAAAAGATTCTTCAACTCACGTCAACCAGAAACTCAAATCTAGCATTAGGAAAAGGCTAATCAGCGCGACTGATGATCTCAAGGAAGCAAGGAGAAACAAAAAAGTGAGGATGCCCCACATGACAAGGTAGAGACCAATGCCGTTAGCCAGCATTGAGATATCAGATGCGTATGACGCCGTTACTTCAAACTGGGGAATGTAGAGAACTATTAATTTTTTGGTAAGTTAAGCCTTCTCAGAGCAATGGCATCATTATGATTTACCTGCGAATGAGAACCAGAAGCCACCATATGAAGTTAAAGCTACTGCCTGACGACCAATGAGCAAAAAGCATGGGCGCGATCGAAAACCAAAAGCTCACAGCGAAAGTGTTTCCAGAAGCCCATTCCAAAATGCCCGCAATTGTCTGCACTATACCTGAAAATCCAAGGGCAAGACCCAGAATAATATTTGGGGTGGTGATACCTCGAGTTTGAACATTGTATAGACTTATGAGTAGTGTCCCTGATGAAAGGCTTGTTGGCAGGATCAGCGTTAGTCCGTGATGATACGGATGTAACTTGTGTTTCGACGTACGGGATAAGACCTACGGGTGCAGGGTCTCCAAGAGCCCTATGATAGTTTGGTAGAGCCGGTTGAGATGTGTCTACAGGGTTACCGCCAGGAGTCAAGGCTCTGGAGAGGCGCATCCCCTCTGGGTATATTACGCCAGGTCCACCGTCTCCGCTGAAATGCGAAGGTGTACGATACATTGTGTGTGGGGCATTATCTCCAGGGTGTGGATTCGCGATTGTTACATGACTTATTGTGGGGGTCGTAGGATGCACCATGATAGAGTGATTAGCCGACTACATCAATAGATGGCCAAATAAGCCACCTTGAAGTGAATATGAAACTGAAGATCTCTACATACAGTTGTCATCTTGGTACAGGGATACGAGAAGCAAAAAGGGGAGCACTGGACTTTATAAGTGCAAGCAATAGGACT
This region of Cryptococcus neoformans var. neoformans B-3501A chromosome 10, whole genome shotgun sequence genomic DNA includes:
- a CDS encoding hypothetical protein (Match to ESTs gb|CF194702.1|CF194702, gb|CF191393.1|CF191393, gb|CF191097.1|CF191097; HMMPfam hit to Grp1_Fun34_YaaH, GPR1/FUN34/yaaH family, score: 164.6, E(): 2e-46); the encoded protein is MTTSANHSIMVHPTTPTISHVTIANPHPGDNAPHTMYRTPSHFSGDGGPGVIYPEGMRLSRALTPGGNPVDTSQPALPNYHRALGDPAPVGLIPLSSGTLLISLYNVQTRGITTPNIILGLALGFSGIVQTIAGILEWASGNTFAAVALTSYGGFWFSFAVLYIPQFEVTASYASDISMLANGIGLYLVMWGILTFLFLLASLRSSVALISLFLMLDLSFWLTAAGYLSQNEKILKAGGGFGIAAAFCGFYVALASLLSGHTSFFLVPTGDLRPGSSHKRT